From Mauremys mutica isolate MM-2020 ecotype Southern chromosome 15, ASM2049712v1, whole genome shotgun sequence, one genomic window encodes:
- the LOC123350016 gene encoding immunoglobulin superfamily member 1-like: protein MGPPPALLLALGVIWTRLPLAAARKLPAETSVVQEYPLSKPSISLSPSGEIAPGTDVTISCHGPQQGVRFKMYRAGVVRWHMEPAGSTAEFHIPNARREDGGSYTCSYETLREPPVSSPHSDPLQLVVEAHYPKPSISLSPSGEIAPGTDVTVSCQGPRQGVRFKLYRAGVAQRHTEPAGSTAEFRIPNARRENGGSYTCSYESLREPPVISPHSDPVQLVVADAGSGPAGRTDPTQPGAAPAPTRPGSTLPGAPPRQDYPPFAIVRLSLAAGVLLLLVFILAEAAYSWRRTPHLLTPPRPGGERGRQPEGQTEAPAWELQPPQIPARSLGTEIAGHTHVRGRGAVIGPAGPSISI, encoded by the exons GCGTCATCTGGACCCGCCTCCCATTGGCTGCTGCTCGTAAGTTGCCTGCAGAAACCAGCGTTGTCCAAG AATACCCCCTCTCCAagccctccatctccctcagcccCAGCGGGGAGATCGCGCCGGGGACGGACGTCACCATCTCCTGCCACGGGCCGCAGCAGGGCGTGCGGTTCAAAATGTACCGGGCCGGGGTCGTGCGGTGGCACATGGAGCCGGCCGGCTCGACGGCCGAATTCCACATCCCCAACGCCCGGCGGGAGGACGGGGGCAGCTACACCTGCAGCTATGAGACCCTGAGGGAGCCGCCTGTCAGCTCCCCGCACAGCGACCCCCTACAGCTGGTGGTAGAAG CTCACTACCCCAagccctccatctccctcagccccagtggggagATCGCGCCGGGGACGGACGTCACCGTCTCCTGCCAGGGGCCACGGCAGGGCGTGCGGTTCAAGCTGTACCGGGCCGGGGTCGCGCAGAGGCACACGGAGCCGGCCGGCTCGACGGCCGAATTCCGCATCCCCAACGCCCGGCGGGAGAACGGGGGCAGCTACACCTGCAGCTACGAGAGCCTGAGGGAGCCGCCCGTCATCTCCCCCCACAGCGACcccgtgcagctggtggtagcag ACGCTGGTTCTGGTCCCGCAGGGCGAACCGACCCGACCCAGCCTGGAGccgcgccggctcccacccgcccGGGCAGCACACTGCCAG GCGCCCCCCCGAGGCAGGATTACCCCCCGTTTGCCATCGTCCGTCTGTCCCTGGCCGCCGGGGTCCTGCTGTTGCTGGTGTTCATCCTGGCCGAAGCTGCCTACAGCTGGAGGAG GACCCCCCACCTGCTgacccccccacggcccggcggggagcggggccggcagcccgaGGGGCAGACGGAGGCCCCAGCGTGGGAACTGCAGCCCCCCCAAATTCCTGCCCGGTCACTGGGGACAGAGATAGCAGGACACACACATGTGCGGGGACGGGGGGCGGTTATCGGACCCGCGGGCCCATCCATATCG atcTGA